A part of Terriglobus roseus genomic DNA contains:
- a CDS encoding amidohydrolase family protein, whose product MTETGFSQRIDSHHHLWHYTPEEYGWIGDDMAPLRRDFLLADLRRELADAGVEGTVAVQARQTLEETEWLLEIAKADDSPVRGVVGWLPVASVRFPAVLETFRSSNRLCGLRHIVQGERPGFLDGDAFNLGIAHLRETGLVYDILIYARQLEEATRFVDRHPTQSFVLDHIAKPDIRNQGFAPWAQGFRELARRENVTCKLSGMVTETDWNHWSSAELHPYFETALESFGPDRLMIGTDWPVLTVGGTYSNWWKTVEDWTAALSHQERNMILGGTATRVYNLRS is encoded by the coding sequence ATGACGGAAACCGGTTTCTCGCAACGAATTGATAGCCACCACCACCTTTGGCATTACACGCCGGAGGAATACGGCTGGATTGGCGATGACATGGCTCCGCTGCGTCGCGATTTTCTTCTGGCTGATCTGCGGCGTGAACTAGCTGACGCAGGTGTGGAAGGCACTGTGGCCGTCCAGGCACGGCAGACGCTGGAAGAGACAGAATGGCTACTGGAGATTGCAAAGGCCGACGATTCGCCCGTTCGTGGCGTCGTAGGATGGCTTCCCGTCGCGAGCGTTCGGTTCCCTGCCGTACTGGAGACTTTTCGCAGCTCAAATCGCCTGTGCGGGTTGCGGCACATTGTGCAAGGGGAAAGGCCCGGCTTCCTGGATGGCGACGCCTTCAACCTAGGCATCGCGCACCTGCGGGAGACGGGGCTGGTTTACGACATCCTGATCTACGCACGCCAACTGGAAGAAGCCACACGCTTTGTAGATCGCCATCCCACGCAATCGTTTGTGCTGGATCACATCGCAAAGCCGGATATTCGCAATCAAGGTTTCGCCCCGTGGGCCCAAGGTTTTCGCGAACTTGCGCGACGCGAAAATGTTACGTGCAAACTCTCCGGAATGGTGACGGAGACCGACTGGAACCATTGGTCGTCCGCAGAACTGCATCCGTATTTTGAAACTGCGTTGGAATCGTTCGGACCGGACCGATTGATGATCGGCACAGACTGGCCAGTGCTTACCGTTGGCGGCACCTATTCCAACTGGTGGAAGACGGTAGAAGATTGGACAGCGGCTCTGAGCCATCAGGAACGCAACATGATTCTGGGTGGAACCGCTACGCGCGTTTACAACTTACGATCTTGA
- the fucP gene encoding L-fucose:H+ symporter permease — MAFATQLPESRQDDPSGAPLLPEGVLRTFLLVAFVFLLWGIPNNLNDVLIRQFMKSFELNRFQAGLVQFAFYLGYFLLALPAGIIMRRKGYKAGFLTGLCLFAAGCLSFPFAANSGQYSYFLAALFVIAMGLSFLETAANPFMVQLGPTVTSERRLNIAQTCNSLGSILGVVAGNLFIFSGVELTPQQRAAMQAAGTYADYLHKETLRIAAPYVVLGILALVWAGLIAVTKFPAFITQREHTAEVAGKPSELLREKHFLFSLLAQFMYVGAQVGSWSYVIQYAHDYVHAAERTAGWMLTGTLIAFALGRVLSSYLMRSILPSRLMAIYAGCNIVLLITAIAVPGWAGLSAVLATSFFMSLMFPTIFSLGLKDLGPNTNVAASLLVMMIVGGAVMPPIMGLLAEHLHSTALSYLVPLVGYVVTLAFALFMTRYHRRREALSTFEV, encoded by the coding sequence ATGGCATTTGCAACTCAGCTTCCCGAATCACGACAGGACGACCCAAGCGGCGCACCGCTTCTGCCCGAAGGTGTATTGCGTACGTTTCTGCTGGTTGCGTTTGTCTTTTTGCTATGGGGCATTCCCAACAACCTGAACGATGTTCTGATCCGCCAGTTCATGAAGAGTTTTGAACTGAATCGGTTCCAAGCGGGACTGGTACAGTTTGCGTTCTATCTGGGTTACTTCCTGCTTGCGCTGCCTGCCGGTATCATCATGCGCCGCAAGGGCTACAAAGCTGGCTTTCTAACGGGACTTTGCCTGTTTGCTGCTGGCTGCCTCAGCTTCCCCTTCGCCGCAAATTCCGGCCAGTACAGTTACTTCCTTGCTGCGTTGTTTGTGATTGCCATGGGACTTTCGTTCCTTGAAACCGCAGCGAATCCGTTTATGGTGCAGCTGGGACCGACAGTAACATCAGAGCGCCGCCTGAACATTGCGCAAACATGCAATTCACTTGGCTCCATCCTTGGCGTCGTCGCAGGAAACCTGTTCATTTTCTCCGGCGTGGAGCTCACTCCACAGCAACGCGCTGCGATGCAGGCAGCAGGAACGTATGCGGATTATCTCCACAAAGAAACGCTGCGCATTGCCGCGCCTTATGTGGTGCTTGGCATACTTGCGCTTGTGTGGGCGGGATTGATCGCCGTCACAAAATTTCCCGCGTTCATCACACAGCGCGAACACACTGCCGAGGTAGCAGGAAAGCCTTCGGAGCTACTGCGCGAAAAGCATTTCCTCTTTTCGCTGCTGGCGCAGTTCATGTATGTAGGCGCACAGGTTGGATCGTGGAGCTACGTCATCCAGTACGCGCATGATTATGTTCACGCTGCCGAACGCACCGCAGGATGGATGCTGACAGGAACATTGATTGCCTTTGCTCTGGGACGCGTTCTGTCGTCGTACCTGATGCGCAGCATTCTTCCGAGCCGCTTGATGGCGATCTACGCGGGATGCAACATCGTGCTTCTGATCACGGCTATTGCGGTTCCGGGTTGGGCAGGCTTATCCGCTGTACTTGCAACCAGCTTCTTCATGTCGCTGATGTTCCCCACCATCTTCAGCCTTGGTTTGAAGGACCTTGGCCCAAACACCAACGTCGCCGCCTCGCTGTTGGTGATGATGATTGTGGGTGGTGCTGTGATGCCGCCGATCATGGGCTTGCTTGCCGAACATCTGCACTCCACGGCGCTCAGTTACCTGGTTCCGCTTGTGGGCTATGTTGTAACGCTCGCCTTTGCACTCTTTATGACTCGTTACCATCGCCGTCGTGAGGCGCTCTCCACCTTTGAGGTGTGA
- a CDS encoding L-fuconate dehydratase, which yields MAASPRITRCRTVDLRFPTSRFSIGSDAVNKDPDYSAAYCVLETDSSVEGHGLTFTLGRGTELCVMAIEFLSRFIVGRTLEEITTDMGAFARELTGDTQFRWLGPEKGVIHLAAAALVNAIWDLWARVENKPVWLLLAEMTPEQIVKCIDFRYIDDALSPEEALAILRHNEPTRAERIAFLREKGLPAYTTSVGWFGFSDEKIRRLCKEALAEGWTHFKLKVGGDPADDLRRGLLVREEIGWENKLMVDANQKWGVLEAIDRTTALKPLQPWWMEEPTSPDDILGHARIRRETGVRIAIGEHCHSKVMFKQLMQAGSIDVCQIDSCRVAGVNENLAIILMAAKFGIPVCPHAGGVGLCEYVQHLAAFDYIWASASLKDRVVEFVDHLHEHFLVPTRIERGRYMLPEAAGYSIEIRKESLQEYAFPQGTYWASASTTA from the coding sequence ATGGCCGCATCACCCAGGATCACGCGTTGTCGCACAGTCGATCTGCGATTCCCCACGTCACGTTTCAGCATCGGATCCGATGCCGTCAACAAAGACCCTGATTACTCCGCTGCATACTGCGTTCTGGAAACAGACAGCAGCGTGGAAGGTCATGGGCTTACGTTCACGCTGGGCCGTGGCACGGAATTGTGCGTGATGGCGATTGAATTTCTTTCGCGCTTCATCGTGGGTCGCACGCTGGAAGAAATCACGACCGATATGGGAGCCTTCGCGCGCGAACTAACAGGCGATACGCAATTCCGTTGGCTTGGTCCGGAAAAGGGCGTTATCCATCTTGCCGCTGCCGCGCTGGTAAATGCGATATGGGATCTGTGGGCACGAGTGGAGAACAAACCCGTGTGGCTGTTACTGGCCGAGATGACGCCAGAGCAGATTGTGAAGTGCATTGACTTCCGCTATATCGACGATGCCCTGTCACCCGAGGAAGCGCTCGCCATTCTTCGTCACAACGAACCAACGCGCGCGGAACGCATTGCTTTCCTGCGTGAAAAGGGTCTTCCCGCTTACACCACCAGTGTTGGCTGGTTTGGCTTTAGCGATGAGAAGATCCGGAGGCTCTGCAAGGAAGCACTTGCAGAAGGTTGGACACACTTCAAGCTGAAGGTGGGCGGTGATCCCGCAGATGATCTTCGCCGCGGCCTGCTGGTACGTGAAGAAATCGGCTGGGAAAATAAGCTGATGGTGGACGCGAACCAGAAGTGGGGCGTGCTAGAAGCCATCGACCGCACTACTGCGCTAAAGCCGCTGCAGCCGTGGTGGATGGAAGAACCTACCAGCCCCGATGACATCCTGGGCCATGCACGCATTCGTCGCGAAACAGGCGTTCGCATCGCCATCGGCGAACACTGCCACAGCAAGGTGATGTTTAAGCAATTGATGCAGGCTGGCTCTATTGATGTGTGCCAGATTGATAGCTGTCGCGTTGCCGGTGTGAATGAGAATCTTGCGATCATCCTGATGGCTGCCAAGTTCGGTATCCCGGTATGCCCACATGCCGGCGGTGTCGGCCTCTGCGAATACGTACAGCATCTGGCCGCTTTCGATTACATATGGGCATCTGCTTCGTTGAAGGATCGAGTGGTTGAGTTCGTCGATCACCTGCATGAACACTTCCTCGTTCCCACTCGCATTGAACGTGGCCGTTACATGCTTCCGGAAGCAGCGGGATACAGCATTGAAATCCGCAAGGAATCCCTGCAGGAATATGCCTTTCCACAGGGAACGTATTGGGCTTCTGCCTCCACCACCGCTTAA
- a CDS encoding SDR family NAD(P)-dependent oxidoreductase — MTLQGKRALITGAASGIGRAIAEAFAAAGAEVILLDLNQDAVTATSDSIAKETNATCHAIACDVSDDASVTAAFAQAGALDIVVNSAGIAHIGTVVDTSADDFDRLFRVNVRGTYLCMQAAVRNMETRRAGVILNMASIAATSGIKDRFAYSMTKGAVLSMTLSAAKDCLPLGLRINCISPARVHTPFVDGFLAKNYPGREEEMMKTLSAAQPIGRMGTPAEIAQLALFLCSDASSFITGTDVLIDGGFTNLR; from the coding sequence ATGACATTGCAGGGAAAGCGCGCTCTGATCACAGGCGCAGCAAGCGGCATCGGCAGGGCGATTGCAGAGGCATTTGCAGCAGCAGGAGCGGAAGTCATTCTGCTGGACCTGAATCAGGATGCTGTCACAGCAACTTCGGACAGTATTGCGAAAGAGACAAACGCAACCTGCCATGCGATAGCCTGCGATGTTTCTGATGACGCAAGCGTCACTGCTGCCTTTGCGCAGGCAGGCGCGCTGGATATCGTGGTGAACAGTGCTGGCATCGCACACATCGGTACGGTTGTTGATACATCGGCAGACGACTTTGATCGCCTGTTCCGTGTAAATGTGCGTGGCACTTATCTGTGCATGCAAGCTGCTGTTCGCAACATGGAGACGCGTCGCGCCGGCGTCATTCTGAACATGGCATCCATTGCTGCGACATCAGGCATCAAGGATCGCTTCGCGTATTCCATGACAAAGGGCGCTGTGCTCTCCATGACGCTTTCTGCGGCCAAGGATTGCCTGCCGCTTGGGTTGCGCATCAACTGCATTTCACCGGCTCGCGTCCACACACCGTTTGTCGATGGTTTTTTAGCGAAGAACTATCCTGGCCGTGAAGAAGAGATGATGAAGACACTCTCCGCCGCGCAACCGATTGGCCGCATGGGAACGCCAGCAGAGATCGCACAACTCGCACTCTTTCTCTGTTCGGATGCATCCAGCTTCATCACGGGCACCGATGTTCTGATTGACGGTGGCTTTACCAACCTGCGATAG
- a CDS encoding SDR family oxidoreductase: protein MDLGLKDSVILVTGGGSGIGQAITRACLAEGARVLILSRISEGVEEFIREMQDHHLPCELRVTELDDPEHCRSAVEYLHERYGRLDALVNNAGFNDGVGLEHGSIDGFQRSLSLNLLHCYALAHHAVPLLKTSRGSILNVASKVAVTGQGGTSGYAASKGALLALTREWAAELIPFGVRVNCIIPAEVMTPQYTKWLRTLADPDGTVAHIAAQVPLEHRMTRVEEIASTAVFLLSPTQSSHTTGQHIHVDGGYVHLDRMLTVKALH from the coding sequence ATGGACCTTGGACTGAAAGATAGCGTCATTCTTGTCACAGGCGGCGGCAGCGGCATTGGCCAGGCAATCACACGCGCCTGTCTTGCTGAAGGCGCACGTGTACTCATACTCAGCCGCATCTCGGAAGGGGTCGAGGAGTTCATACGGGAGATGCAGGACCATCATCTTCCCTGCGAACTTCGCGTAACGGAACTCGACGATCCAGAGCATTGCCGCAGCGCAGTGGAATATCTGCATGAACGGTACGGGCGCCTAGATGCGTTGGTGAACAATGCAGGTTTCAATGACGGAGTGGGGCTGGAGCACGGTTCGATTGACGGCTTTCAGCGTAGTTTGTCATTGAACCTGCTGCATTGCTATGCACTCGCTCACCATGCGGTACCGCTGTTAAAGACCAGCCGCGGCTCCATCCTGAATGTCGCCAGCAAAGTTGCTGTGACAGGGCAAGGCGGCACATCAGGCTATGCTGCGTCCAAAGGCGCATTGCTGGCGCTGACGCGTGAATGGGCCGCAGAGTTAATTCCCTTCGGTGTGCGCGTGAACTGCATCATTCCAGCTGAAGTCATGACGCCACAATATACAAAGTGGCTGCGTACGCTGGCCGATCCCGACGGCACGGTCGCACATATCGCAGCGCAAGTACCGCTAGAGCACCGCATGACACGCGTAGAAGAGATTGCATCGACTGCGGTTTTCCTGCTATCTCCCACGCAGTCAAGTCACACTACCGGACAACACATTCATGTCGATGGCGGCTATGTGCATCTGGACCGGATGCTCACGGTAAAAGCACTTCACTAG
- a CDS encoding LysR family transcriptional regulator, producing MEIQQLRYACAVAETGSFSRAAESCHIAQPSLSQQIQKLEEDLGARLFDRLGRRVRLTEAGQAFLPHARTILSQLDAARNSVAETSADTQGKITVGVIPTIAPYRMPGYTADFTRKFPVAKLRIVEETTPVLIDGLRDLSIDIAILALPLRHKDLETFTLHTEPLFAALPKTHLLARKKGLTMKELRGESFVMLRDGHCFRDLTIAACTHARITPNIAFESGQFSSLLGMVAAGIGVSIVPEMAVDSSAACHYAKIMDPRASRTIVAAVLRGRSFSHVQRAFLAGMVRQSSQGKRSAKADSSIAVIS from the coding sequence ATGGAAATACAGCAGCTCCGATACGCCTGCGCAGTTGCGGAAACAGGTAGCTTCAGCCGCGCTGCGGAGTCCTGCCATATTGCGCAACCGTCCCTATCGCAGCAGATTCAAAAGCTGGAAGAAGACTTGGGAGCAAGGTTATTTGATAGGCTTGGCCGTCGCGTGCGACTTACGGAAGCAGGGCAGGCATTTCTTCCGCATGCAAGAACGATCCTGTCGCAGCTTGACGCAGCACGTAACAGCGTTGCGGAGACGTCGGCAGACACACAGGGCAAGATCACAGTCGGCGTTATTCCAACCATCGCTCCGTATCGGATGCCTGGTTACACTGCAGACTTTACGCGGAAGTTTCCGGTGGCGAAGCTGCGCATTGTGGAAGAGACAACACCCGTGCTGATTGATGGATTGCGTGATCTCTCCATCGACATCGCTATTCTCGCGTTGCCGCTGCGTCACAAGGATCTGGAGACATTCACGCTTCACACCGAACCACTCTTTGCCGCCTTACCGAAGACGCATCTCCTTGCTCGCAAAAAAGGTCTCACTATGAAAGAGCTTCGCGGTGAGTCGTTTGTGATGCTGCGTGATGGGCACTGTTTTCGCGATCTGACCATCGCTGCCTGCACACACGCGCGGATCACGCCGAATATTGCGTTTGAAAGTGGCCAGTTCAGTAGCCTGCTCGGCATGGTAGCAGCGGGGATCGGAGTGTCTATCGTGCCGGAGATGGCGGTTGATAGCAGTGCTGCATGTCATTACGCGAAGATCATGGATCCGCGAGCCTCTCGCACGATTGTGGCCGCTGTATTACGTGGTCGCAGCTTCAGCCATGTTCAGCGAGCATTTCTTGCCGGCATGGTGAGGCAGTCATCGCAAGGGAAGAGGTCTGCAAAGGCTGACTCATCCATAGCGGTGATCTCCTAG
- the katG gene encoding catalase/peroxidase HPI → MSSESKCPFHQPGAGAPSHHAAGQGTSNQDWWPNALKLGILHQHSELSNPMDKDFNYKDAFNSLDLEAVKKDLHAVMTTSQDWWPADFGHYGPLFIRMAWHSAGTYRMGDGRGGAGQGLQRFAPLNSWPDNVSLDKARRLLWPVKQKYGNKISWADLLILTGNIALESMGFKTFGFAGGRSDVWEPAQDVYWGTETTWLGGDHRYAKGGTATLPADAPIHETETDRTAEGKNERLLENPLAAVQMGLIYVNPEGPDGNPDPIASAHDIRETFGRMHMNDEETVALIAGGHTFGKTHGAGPADNVGPEPEGAPLEMQGLGWHNKFGSGKGADAITSGLEVTWTTKPTQWSNDFFTHLFEYEWELTKSPAGAHQWKPKNNGGAGTVPHAFDASKKIEPRMLTSDLALRFDPIYEKISRDYYENPDKLADAFARAWFKLTHRDMGPKSRYLGPDVPAEELIWQDPIPALDHKVVDENDISEIKKAVAASGLTIPELVYTAWSSASSFRGSDKRGGANGARIALEPQKNWEVNQPAQLAKVLGVLQGIQKDFNGKLTGGKKISLADLIVLAGSVGVEKGAKNAGFDITVPFTPGRMDTTQEKTDVESFRVLEPVADGFRNYVKGKYSIPSEALFLDKTQLLTLTAPEMTVLVGGMRALNANYGATKHGIFTSRKESLTNDFFVNLLDMNNEWKPTSSDGELFEIRDRKTGAAKWTATRADLIFGSNSQLRALAELYGSSDAQEKFVHDFVAAWTKVMNLDRFDLA, encoded by the coding sequence ATGTCCAGCGAATCGAAGTGCCCGTTTCATCAGCCCGGCGCAGGCGCCCCCAGCCATCATGCAGCAGGCCAAGGCACATCCAACCAGGATTGGTGGCCCAATGCGCTGAAGCTTGGCATTCTCCATCAGCATTCCGAACTGTCCAACCCCATGGACAAAGATTTCAATTACAAGGACGCCTTCAACAGTCTTGATCTCGAAGCAGTGAAGAAGGACCTGCACGCCGTTATGACCACATCGCAGGACTGGTGGCCTGCCGATTTTGGCCACTATGGCCCACTGTTTATCCGCATGGCATGGCATAGTGCTGGCACCTATCGCATGGGCGATGGTCGCGGCGGTGCTGGACAAGGCCTCCAGCGTTTTGCTCCGCTGAATAGCTGGCCGGATAACGTAAGTCTGGACAAGGCACGTCGCCTACTTTGGCCAGTAAAGCAGAAGTATGGCAACAAGATTTCATGGGCTGACCTGCTCATCCTCACAGGCAATATCGCTTTGGAATCGATGGGCTTCAAGACCTTCGGCTTTGCCGGTGGCCGCTCCGATGTATGGGAGCCAGCGCAAGATGTTTACTGGGGTACTGAGACCACGTGGCTGGGTGGCGATCATCGCTATGCCAAGGGCGGCACAGCAACGCTGCCTGCAGATGCTCCGATCCACGAAACTGAGACAGACCGCACAGCCGAAGGCAAAAATGAGCGCCTACTGGAGAATCCGCTGGCGGCTGTTCAGATGGGCTTGATCTACGTAAATCCGGAAGGCCCGGACGGCAATCCTGATCCAATCGCTTCAGCTCATGACATCCGCGAAACGTTTGGCCGTATGCACATGAATGACGAGGAAACCGTTGCGCTGATTGCCGGTGGCCACACGTTCGGCAAAACGCATGGAGCGGGCCCAGCAGACAACGTTGGTCCGGAGCCGGAAGGTGCTCCGCTGGAAATGCAGGGTCTTGGTTGGCACAACAAGTTTGGCTCAGGAAAAGGCGCGGATGCCATCACCAGCGGCTTGGAAGTGACCTGGACAACCAAGCCAACGCAGTGGAGCAACGACTTCTTCACGCACCTATTTGAGTACGAATGGGAACTGACAAAGAGCCCAGCAGGCGCGCACCAGTGGAAGCCCAAGAACAACGGCGGTGCTGGCACCGTGCCTCATGCGTTTGATGCCTCGAAGAAGATCGAGCCCAGGATGCTGACGTCGGATCTGGCACTGCGTTTCGATCCCATCTACGAAAAGATTTCGCGCGATTACTACGAGAACCCTGACAAGCTTGCAGATGCATTCGCGCGTGCATGGTTCAAGCTGACGCATCGCGATATGGGTCCGAAGTCACGCTACCTGGGCCCAGACGTTCCTGCGGAAGAGTTGATCTGGCAGGATCCGATTCCCGCTCTGGATCACAAGGTCGTGGACGAAAACGATATCTCCGAAATCAAGAAGGCAGTTGCAGCTTCGGGCCTCACGATCCCTGAACTGGTATATACCGCATGGTCATCCGCTTCCTCCTTCCGTGGCTCGGATAAGCGCGGTGGCGCAAACGGCGCGCGTATCGCCCTGGAGCCGCAGAAGAACTGGGAAGTGAATCAGCCTGCGCAGCTTGCCAAAGTACTCGGCGTGCTGCAGGGCATCCAGAAAGACTTCAACGGCAAACTCACTGGCGGCAAGAAGATTTCATTGGCCGATCTAATCGTTCTCGCTGGAAGCGTGGGCGTGGAAAAGGGCGCAAAGAACGCAGGATTCGACATCACTGTTCCCTTCACTCCCGGCCGCATGGATACCACTCAGGAGAAGACGGACGTAGAGTCGTTCCGTGTACTGGAGCCTGTTGCTGATGGCTTCCGCAACTACGTAAAGGGCAAGTACAGCATTCCTTCCGAAGCCCTGTTCCTGGACAAGACGCAATTGCTGACTCTTACCGCTCCGGAGATGACGGTGCTTGTTGGAGGTATGCGTGCCTTGAACGCGAACTACGGCGCCACAAAACACGGCATCTTTACTTCGCGCAAGGAATCCCTCACGAACGACTTCTTCGTAAACCTGCTGGACATGAACAACGAGTGGAAGCCCACCTCGAGCGATGGAGAGTTGTTTGAGATTCGTGATCGTAAAACCGGTGCTGCAAAATGGACGGCAACACGCGCTGATCTTATCTTCGGTTCCAACTCGCAGCTTCGCGCACTGGCTGAGCTATACGGTTCCTCTGATGCGCAAGAGAAGTTCGTACACGACTTTGTCGCTGCGTGGACAAAGGTAATGAACCTGGACCGCTTTGACCTTGCATAA
- a CDS encoding LacI family DNA-binding transcriptional regulator, whose product MAASRLSDIAKRAGVSIAAVSIALNDRNTTRVSAAKRDLIYKIAEELSYSPNELAKALAEKRSRLLGLVVPMRDPIFFNQFIAQALSGIQSTLMRRGYNLLIFSPSGRPGRTTRDQILESRFTDGLLFINTRSCSARDINETIHELNEAKIRFAMMNSYYGRAPVNYVGVDDAAIGEAAIRYLVQRGHKRIAFLSGESTLPTHIHLLQGLRRAMIDFGLELKPEHIGCTHYDQTQAFSIMDAWFARKKDRPTAIFAADDTLLVHIYDYMEARRLSAPGDVAILARANSANAGGLRPRPTAFFIPVFEMGQLAADMVIDAIEKPERPPQRVLLPFTFSAGNTT is encoded by the coding sequence ATGGCAGCTTCCCGGCTAAGTGATATCGCCAAACGCGCTGGTGTATCCATCGCAGCAGTCTCCATTGCACTGAACGACCGCAACACTACACGCGTAAGTGCCGCGAAGCGCGACCTGATCTACAAAATTGCTGAAGAGCTCTCCTATTCTCCTAACGAATTGGCCAAGGCGTTAGCTGAGAAGCGCAGCCGACTGCTGGGGCTTGTAGTTCCCATGCGCGATCCGATCTTCTTCAACCAATTCATCGCTCAGGCTCTCTCCGGGATTCAGTCCACGCTGATGCGGCGTGGCTATAACCTGCTGATCTTCTCGCCGTCGGGTAGGCCTGGTCGTACAACACGCGATCAGATATTGGAAAGCCGCTTCACGGATGGCTTACTGTTCATCAACACTCGTTCCTGTTCTGCACGCGATATCAACGAAACCATTCACGAGTTGAATGAGGCGAAGATTCGCTTCGCCATGATGAACAGCTACTACGGCCGCGCTCCTGTGAATTACGTTGGCGTGGACGATGCGGCAATTGGCGAAGCCGCAATTCGTTACTTAGTGCAGCGGGGCCATAAACGCATCGCATTTCTGAGCGGCGAAAGCACGCTGCCCACCCACATCCATCTGCTGCAGGGGCTGCGCAGGGCCATGATTGATTTTGGTCTGGAGCTAAAGCCTGAGCATATTGGCTGTACGCATTACGACCAGACACAGGCGTTCAGCATTATGGACGCTTGGTTCGCTCGCAAGAAGGATCGCCCAACCGCCATCTTTGCTGCCGACGACACTTTGCTAGTGCATATTTACGACTACATGGAAGCGCGGCGCCTGTCCGCTCCGGGCGATGTAGCCATTCTTGCGCGCGCCAACTCCGCAAATGCAGGCGGCTTGCGGCCACGTCCCACAGCTTTCTTTATTCCCGTATTCGAAATGGGACAGCTCGCAGCAGACATGGTGATTGACGCCATTGAAAAGCCTGAACGGCCACCACAGCGTGTTCTGCTCCCCTTCACGTTCTCTGCGGGAAACACGACCTAG